Within the Vanacampus margaritifer isolate UIUO_Vmar chromosome 8, RoL_Vmar_1.0, whole genome shotgun sequence genome, the region CCAGATGCACATCTTATAAAacgtacaacaacaaaaaaaaaaaaggtcagacgAGTCTTCATGTTCTTTTTAAGCAGCAGAGATTTCCGACCTGGAAAACTGCcatggattttatttttgcccAGTCTCTTTCTTATTATTTAGTCGACACCGAACACTGGCCTTTACTGAGGCGAGGGACTCCTGCAGTTCTTTAGATGTTGTCCCGGGTTCCTTTGTGACCTCCTGGATGAGTCATCTCTGAACTCCTGGGGTAATTTTTGAAGGCTGGCCACCTCACCACTGTTCCGTGTTTTCTCCATTTGTGGCTAATGACTCTCATTGTGATTCTCTTGAGtcttaaaaactttaataatgGCTTTGTAACACTTTTTGAAATCTTTTGATAGACTTCATTTTGTCAGGCAGGCTGTATTTAATTGATTTCTTGATTGAACAAGTCTGGAGGTAATCAGGCTTGAGTGTGTGGTCAGTAAAAATGGTCTCAGCATTAATAGTCTCAGGGGGGCAAGGTAGCTTTGAATTAACAAACTCGCTATTTCAAAAACTTAACTTGGGTTATCCATTTAAAAGGGGagtcaaccttcaacatttcttgacaataatatgttatatgtgacctcactagtctaaacatgacattcggattattattacatttgtggaatatgagttatgcagcaaaatcaagccgtttttatctatctttGCCAtcaacttaagatgacatcacagttgctcagggctcaggcaatgaccaatcacagctcacctgtttcctgatgctgagctgtgattggttgttacctgagcaactgtgatgtcattttcactcaattgcaagtggcaaaatggccgccttctgatactgctggattttactgcttaactcatattccacttacgcaatattaaccagaataccgtatttagactagtggggcttcatagaacacattattgtcaagattatttattttttggttgacttcccctttcaaaCAACCATGCAACCCAGATTCTTCATCTGGGAACAAAAAAACACGGCGGGACATGGAGGTCATCCATTTCCCAACAGCTGGCAATTATAACGCCTCACTGATAGTGTTATCCGCTTTATAGCAAATGAGATGCAGCCATTCAACACTGTTGAGAAAGCAGCCTTTATACAGTATGCATTGCTTAAGAAAGTATGTTGGGTAAATAtgtgttagtgtttttttttttttttttttaacagaccatgtagtctattttatttatattttcaatatCTTTGAGAACTAAAATTTAATTGCTCTTAAGAAATGTTCATGCTCTAATGTTACATcagtggcattaaaaaaaaaaaaaaaaacattgatagtATTGCGATAGTTTATGATAAAATATATCATCCTAAAAAATGTGGTCTTGTGACAGGCCTACTGGACAGTTTTAATGGTATGACAGCGTGATAAATTAGCAATTTTTCTAGCCTagtaaattagcgattgaacatgttATCAACTTGAAGAGTGCCTGGATGAGCAGAAAATGTATGCATTGCTTCATGTTTATtgctaactgtatttttgtgtgttgtttgtttttcctttttatgattaattgatttatgCCCCCCAGGTATTGATTGATTGTGTAAAGGCATGGtatttctttaactcattcactgccattgacgcctatagacgtcaaaaattcattctaactaattaattaaattttttccccacttttgttaacaagagtatgaaaaccctagaattgtttttattgcacatttagaacagatataaaatgtgttattaatcgtgagttaactagtaaagtcatgcgattaattacaattaaaaaatttaatcacttgacgcccctaattattaaagtttttttaaatcgtgagttaactagtgaagtcatgcgattaattacaattacaaattttaatcgcctgacgcccctaattttttaataatcttttctttaagaaactatttaaaaaagaaaagattgttaaaaaaaaatgtgtcatgacttcactaggtaagtcacgattttatatctgttctaagtacccccaaaaaattctaggtttacatactcttgttaacaaaagtggaaaaaaatgtaaactaatagaaatagttaaattaattaaattaatttttgacgtctatagccgtcaatggcagtgaataagttaatggaaaaaaaaaaaaaaaagatcagcagCAAAGGTTGCTTAGATTCCAATAAGCATTATATAAATCCAAactacaaaattattattacagtgcATGCTTCGAATGTGAACTGATTGCAGAGTGGAAACTGGCGTGTGGCTACTCCAAGTTTTTTCAGAGGGAAAAGCTAGACGACACTTCTGAGTCATACCAAAGTACTTTTCTGTATTGTCACAGCGGGGTGCGCGAGCTACAAAGAGCGAGTTACCCTGGAAACCAGCTATGGAGTGTGGACGGCCTGCCGACCAGGTTGAGGTTGTTGGCTTTGTAGACAGTCAGAGTCTCGTGGACGTAACCGTGTGGGTTGACATAGGCAGCCATGGGGCCGTACAGAGACAAGCTGGAGGAGGACACACGTGCACAAAATCAGGTGGCGAAAACAACAAATACCATTCAAGAGAGACGTCAGATTCCCGTCTTTGATACTTTCATACATCTATTAATAAATCCATTCCTGTTTACACCAAACAtaagtttgttttcatttcaaatgtcaaCCGAAACATGACCTAAAAAACAAAGGGCATACTAAACAAAGATTTTTGGCGTAAGGTTCTAGCCATTATATAATTCCACCGTTATTGATGTAACTAAGTTCGACACAGCTTGAATAGCTACAATTTAAAAGTCagcatttaatgaaaaaaatctatctaACTCATAACGAGTCATCGAATGCAATTGCTCTAGATGGATGCGAGTTCATGGGGTTCGGCTCCAGTGCGTGTCTGGTCAGTTTCAAGAGCGTGACACAAATTAAGTGTCACGTCGCTGTTTCATAAGGTTGGCCCGCGTTATGATGTAACTTCAACTTCCTGGCCAAATAACCACTTCTGATGTCGCCGTAATTTGTGTTGATTGCCGCCATATTGTTTGGCGTCCTAGAAGTGACAACAAGTTACACTTGAGGCTGATTCAAAGTGACCATGAGCAgatatttatgaaaaatgacCTTGTCTGCAAAGTGCAGTAACGATGTCAACAGCGAGGTCATCATCACATAATGACAGTGTGGGAAATTACGTTGCTATCCGACATgccaagttgttgttttgtaaTTGCTGTCTGGAGCCAGGtttgcattgcaaatgtgaatctgttctcaattgccttaccaggataaataaaaattaaagtaaaaaaaaaaagggagggaaaaaagtaGTAGATTAAGGCTCCAAACAAAACGTTGACCTGACAACATTGGTGCACATTAGTTAGTATTTACACTTATAACCTCTTTTTGATATctgtacattaaaaaacaacaacatcttcAAACCTATAAAATTTTGTGTAATTGTTAACACTATATTACAAAAGTCATGCTGCCAGTGCTGCAGCTGTGGCTACATCAGCTTGTTTAAAGTGAGTGTTGTACTGTTGTACTCGAGTTGGTGCGTTAGGGACAATGACGCAACATTCAAACCTGACAAGCAGTTCAAGTACTACTTTTGatataatgaatgaataaaaatgacttcTAGAGGGAGGTCTGCTTGTCTCGTACTATTAGCTGAATTTATGACTTCAGGTGATAAATATCATCTGGCAAAGTGTGATGAAATAAACGTTATGTTCTGCTAGACTTCAATAACCTGCCGAGCACGTTGCCTCACCTGAAAATCTCATTTTTGGTGGTGATTTCCGTATCTTGGCACTGCTTACAGCACAGTGATGTGCACTGAGGAGAAAACAGAATGGATCATTGAAAAAGAATGGCAGTCAAGACAGTCAATAATAGGTACACTCCCTAAAATccttttttcagggccaatactgattatcggtagtcagggaagccgataaccgatatttgaagggtgaaaaaagttggtgtcaaattttttaataataaaataataaaaacgccagcacttgactgcttaaatgccttcaagcaCGTTTATTAAACAGATTctgtgatttgcaacatgttaaaagttttttgtttgccatcagcttttgcatCCAACTATATTGCCAACTCTCAAATAGCCACTAATTCGTGGGCTGACTgctagctcgcgggctaaccattcacccacacgctaaccaaaatagccgctaaaaacggctattaggttagcccgcgagctaaccgttagctcgcaggctaacctaatagccgttaattcgcgagctagccggttagctcgcgggctaaccatttacccgcacgctaactcccaaatagctgctaattcgcgatataactgttagctcgtgggctaactgttcacccacacgctaaacctgggataactcccaaatagccgctaaaaaacggcggctaacctaatagccgttaatCCGCGAGCTAGCCGTTAGCTtgcgggctaatagccgctaattgctGTTTATCGGCTGTTAGCGCTACaagagcaaccaatcagatggtgctgcGGGCCAATTgcgggccaatgctgcaggaagtcaacagccgctgactcagcagacggaggagaaaagcgcccatcggagcaaaaataacagtttttaatatatctaccatctaaaaaagaaaaagaaaaaaagaggcagatgccaatattcataaaatgctgaatattggtcCATCCCTAATCTATAACAACAATTTTGTCATCTAAGAAAAATTATCGTATGTTCTTAAAGGGGAAAATATCTATCAAGTCCAAGTCCGGGAGACTAAGAGGTTTTTCAGGTCTTGCTTCACGCGTGTGCATCACCTCTAACCAAGTCCAAGAATAGCCAGCGTAGAGGTGAAGGTGAGCATAATATGTTCCCATTAAGGTTGCTTATGACCTTCAATAAAGCTGTGGTAACTGGCAGGCTGACACATCCGGGACATACATAAACTAATGCTTCAGTGGGAGAGTGCAAACAATTCTTTTATCAGTAAAAGCTTCAATTGGCATTGATGTGTGCAAACAATAAGATTTTGCTACTGCTAATCCAAAAATAAATGGCATAGATGCATATTTCATGTAATGAACATGTGTATTCAAATCATATAGCTATAAaccaatgagaaaaaaaacaacataatttacaGTAAAGTAGTGgttctgcttaaaaaaaaaattggttgctTAATTTACATGAAATTAGGGATGCAAGCGGTGAGCAGAAGAAGCCGAATGTGAGCCGTATATCAGTCGATTAAAAACTATCCATCccatttaaaaatggaaatctTGCATTAAGCTGATAAAAATTTGATGTCccaatttaaaaacaagcacCGGCCACATTTAATGTCCTTTAATTGCAGTCGTATGCTGCTGGAAAGataaaattttaacaaattcaAACTATATTTACGTTTAAGCACGGATTGTATTCAATTGCTTGTCGCAAATGAATACACAAAAGAAATCTAACTATATGAATAATATagttgtcatttaaataacacatATCTTGTAATACTAAATGACATTTCAGACCTTAAAGGGGGCAGATTGTGAAAATGgacttttttattgctgtatTACAAATAGTTGGCTCTCTTGAGTGCTTGCTCACCcatcaaatgtgaaattaatatTCCAGTGATGGTTTCGTGCAAATGCTATTTATTTGCAGTCTGGATGCCGAGGGGTGAACATCTGCTTTGCTGGATGAGGTCTCACAATCTCCAGAAGTCTTAAATAACACCATAAAAAGTTGTTTGATCTACCActcattgattttatttaaaattgtttctAAAAAGGGTCGGAAAATTCCCTAAATGTAGCCGCATAGTTCTTCAGTCGCTATCACTAAGTAGCCGCTCTGTTGATCACAATGCTCTTTCTCCGCTCTGGTCGTCATGGCAATTAATGCCATAATCGGCATTTGCATGAGAGCGAATCTCTCCTCgggaaaaatgacaaaaactttGATTAAGACAGCAGAcaactgttttaaaatgtgaaataattgCTACATTCTTCTTTATGAAAAAACAGCGGCTGTTTTTCTGTTTATGCTATTATGCTCGAAGTAAAtacaaattataaataaatagaacagaaaaaaaattgacaaaaaaagtccaatagATGGGAAAAGATCAACTGGTCTTGATGTGCAAAGACTGTTCCATGGAAACATAACAAGCACTACTGAAATTACAATGCATTAATAATGACCcatttgattaaatatttttattttttattttattacactgAATATAATCCCTAAATGGGAACCTCAAATTGCAGCAGCTACATAAAGTAGAACCAAATCACAGACATGTGGGCATGTAATATTAGAGTGAAAACGGTGCCTGGCTCAAGGGTACCTTGATAGTAGTCAGGAACCACACGAGAAGATTTCCAATAACTAGCtgccgatttttaaaaaataatttttctgcAGCAAGACTCAAACCATTACCAATTAGCTTCAAAATAttgttacaaattagggttgtcaggcgattaaattttctttaatcgtaattaatcgcgtgaaaacctaggaaaaaaatgtacatttagaacagatatacattttttgattaatcgtgagttaactagtgaagtcatgcgattgattacaattaaaaattgtaatcgcctgccgcccctaatttttaataatcttttcttttttttcttttttttaattgcgtcaggcgattaaatttttttatcgtaattaatcgcatggcttcaatagttaactcacgattaatcaaaaatgttatatctgttctaaatgtagaataaaaggtacaataaaatagttttcatactcttgttaacataataagtggaaaaaaaatttaaactaataaaaatatgactgcatcttttagtcattgatacagtaatttcataataatttataaaattgagttaaaattaaaaagatgtactgtactgtaaacgaatgtgatattgatttgtctttaggtcatttttctaccactagatggcataattgcatttgtaagacattggtgacagctcagtgcatttttttcacattaactaattcactgccattgacggctatagacgtcaaaaattcatttgaactatttctagttttccactttttccacttttgttaataagagtatgaaaacattgtacatttagaagagatataacatttttgattaatcgtgagttaattattgaagtcatgcgattcattacaattaaaaaatgtaatggcttgacgcaatttaaaaaaagaaaagaaaggattattaaaaattaggggcgtcaggcgattacaatttttaattgtaattaatcgcatgacttctagttaactcacaattaatcacaaattctatatctgttctaaatgttcaataaaaaaatctaggttttcactcgttagcaaaagtggaaaaaaatgttaaattaatagaaatagttcaaatgaatttttgacgtctatagccgtcaatggcagtgaatgagttaagagctatctaatctttaacatgaagtaacttgtgaaattctgcacattttttaaattgtaaaatacaacttgacgccagtcttcacaaatatatgcattattattaaatttattactgctgaaGTTTGATGTGGACGTGCCTGCTGAGGTGCGACTGGAATTCTCGCAGTCGggttttccaagtaagaggCGGTCGTTaatcttgcattaaaaaaaatgagtggtgttaaaggaacgcactaattttgacacccctattccAAATATTTCCCAACTACTGAATGAAGAtttggtggtgtgtgtgtgttttttttttttttttttttttacccgatcCATTATGTCCAGCTCACAGCGAAGCCTCTGAATGGCACTGCCGATCTTCAGCAGCTGCAGTCTGAGCGAGTCATCTATGGGCAGACACGCCGCCACTCTGTAGGAGAAGTCTGACAATAGCCAGACAGGAGCCGAAGAGGGGGGAGGAAGGAAGGGGAACACAAACAGAGAGACAGATTGCGTGCGCATGTGTCCATGTCAGCCTTCAGTGTGCAATAAACAGCGCTGGGGCTGACCTATGGCGTTCGTAGGGAGGGAGTCATCCTTCAGATTCTCGTCCCATTCGTGAAGTTGCTTCTTCACTCGGTTCATGAGCGACTCCTGCGGGGAGGGAGGAGACCACGTGGTTTACTTTTACATCCAGGTTGCTCAACTTGGTTTGACAAAATATTGTTAGCCGCTTACGGAGTCGTAAAGGGTGTAGACCCACGGTGGCCAGGGGGTCAGACTGGCACAGTGAAACTTCctctgagataaaaaaaaaaaaaaaaaacactgttaaaAATATCAGACCTTAAGTATGCATACATCCACTATGACTGTATACGTACTGTTGTTAAATATCAAAAGCATTAAGTGTCAAATAGAAGATCAAACACAGTCCATatcgctttttattttattttttataatttaggACCAATGTGCccattatgattttattttttcaaactcaTCTATACCAAGGTTAACTACAAATCATTAAACATTAGTTAATTGTAAAGACAATGTTTTaagtagagatagaccgatatgttttatTGAGGGCCAATAACGATTATTAGTAgccaaggaggccgataaccaatatttgaagcTGATATTAATTTGCAGCAAAAGCTAAATTattgtcactattttttttttattataaagttTTGCAACATTTCAATATATCTGAAATGCTCTGATGCAGcaccaaaaatgtcataaaaatcaCATAAAAGATGCCGATGTGCTTCAAAATGCCTATTATCGGCAGCAACAATCAACATGGTAAtttgtaggggtgtgcccaaaaaaatcgattctcatttagtacaattcagaatcaattttaaatgcctcaaaatcgatttcatttaattattttattctgtcttccctttgtatgtctgtgcctttattgggagcgctgttcatgttgtacgtGACTtgaccacttaggggcagtgtggttccacgcggtctgatacactgttaagttgtagccacattagagagtagaatgaaaaagtcatgatcaagttattccaattaaaagtttttttttttacagtgtgctaaaagtgccgcgagtagagcactaattagcattagcgagtcagactggagtagatcattacggaaatcgattctgaatcgaattgcacaCCTAAAAATCCGAATCGAATCGAaatgtgagacattcaaagattcctacCCCTAGTAATTTGTCTATCCCTACTTTGAAGTATAGTTAactactaactaaatttaataagataattgttgaccaactttgaAAAAATCCCTTCAAATTGTAACTCacgatttaattaaattaatccaaagtgaatatattaatcttcatttaacttaatatattcactttggattaacgtAATTCATTcatgtgttaccacttgaagtgttttttttttacgttggtaaaacaattctctttttagagtgtagctaATTTACTGCTGATGttgtggtggccattttgtcctgaGCAGCCATGACACACCTTCATTTCTGGTTCTATAGTCTCACTTTCTACATCACAATTTGTCATTATGGTACCCTACTGGAGTGGTGGAattacacaaaaagaagaaaagaaaaaaaaaagaaatgttgaagaACGACATAATGAAATAATACAGGATGGTGTTTCCAAGTCTGTTTTTAGTGTGGCATTCTTATCCCCAGAATTTTACTCTAGCTCTAAATCACAAGATTGCCGCAGCGTTTTGCGTTAGTGGTCGCCCTGgagatcattttgaagacttcCTGACTGGGTAATTAAAGCATGTTAAATGTAAATTTGACCTGTTGGTAGTTTTTCCACCAGCATTCGGCCTGCTTGCAGCTCTGAGTTGGTGGCTTGGAGGAAGGGTGAACGACGAGCCTGGAGAGGGGCGTCAGCTGGACAGCAGATAGGGGATCTGATAGGATTCGCTCTGGAAGAATCTGGACTTTGGCCTGACGGATCCTGGGGAGAAACCCACaatcataaaatgtagtttaagAAAATGTTCAGTttaggatgtaaaaaaaaaaaaaaaaagtccacgtGGGAAGATTTCAAAAAGACATTCGAGAAAAAGCTCATAAAGCATTATGAAAATATCACCTCAGAGTGAGTGCATATTAGCTAATTCCATTGAAGACATTTGTACTGGAATGACAACTTTTGCCACCAAACTGGCGCCAGTGGCGGTATGTCAAAAGTTCAACATGATAACTTGGGTCATTTGTGAGCATCACGGGCACCGCGAGCAAACAGCGGAAATGTGTCTTTATGAGCAGAGCGCGGCAGACATCATGACGACCATATGCAAGTgggttctttttcttcttcggtgcCACTGTGGCGTACAGCGCATCGGGGAAGCAAGGAGGATAATTCAAACGAACTCATTGCAGATATTAAAAGCCACACAAAATGACTTTTCTAATATTTCTAggcaatatgttacataatacaAAACGTGCGTGTTCACAGGAGCAACTCAAGGTGAGAAATGATGACTTAAAACCAACTGCAGTAAACGTTTGTATTCGTGTGTGTCTGCCCTCTAGCTGTCAACTGTAATAGTACACTGGAAATTTGCATGCCCTCGCCAGTTATTAAATTGCAAGCACAAATCAAAATTTAACAGTCCATTTATACTACCTACCTCATCTTGGAATGTCAATTACACAGAGTACAGAGATgattcatacaattaattattaaGATATATTCATTAAGTCCATTCTTTTAATGTGCACATGTTCCTAATTTTGTAAGGGTGGAGAACACACGCTGGCTGTcgtaatttcaaacaaaaaattccCCATCGGAAATGTAAATTAATGGCCTCTCCACTGCAGGAACGTTTTTgaagaacttttcaatttacccCTGGGAAGTTGAGTCAGCCCATTGTGAATTATTAGTAGCTTCTCTTAATGTGAGAATTAAATTTGTTCCAGGCTCAAACTGTCACCGTCATAAAACCTCTAAGTGTGTGTACATGCAATGTTTTAAGTACGTTTTAACACTGTTAGCTATAATTCAAGTATAAAGAGTGAACAGTTGTATAataaaactaaaagtaaaaatgccTCGCTTTGATGAGCCTCACAAATACGGATGAAACAAGGATACAGTATGTTTGCAGAACaatactgccacctagtggtgttTTAAAAGCTGTAATTAGTGCATGTGTATCGAAGAATACCACACCATGAACTTTGGGGTTACTTACTTTATCGGTATGCACTGTTTACGTATTTGTATGCTCAATATTCTTGGTTGTAAAATAGAAAGTGTCCATGTTTTGAGCACAGTAAATAATATGCATTTTGTTGACACGCTTCTCCGGTAAATAGCAAGCCTGGATTAAATaactgtttatttgtttaatataAAATTGGCCCAAACCTCAAATGTTCAGtttttcaacagtaaatattcttcGAAGTCTGTAGTGCTTCATGAAAGCTtaatgataatgtttgtgtaaaTTGTGTTTAACTAATACAAGATATTTGCAAACacatttactttaatttagCAAACAATGATAATCCCATTTTCTGATCCAATTtggaacaatgtttttttttaataaagggatgggatttttttggacaatttaatcaagtattaaaatagttgcagccctaattgtaaccaacattttctaaaggggggaaaaaagaagtcaaataaAGTTAGTCTTATCAACAAGTATTCCCTTAAAAGTTCACACTTCTCTTTATCATTACTGGTACCTTTAtgtggtagaaaaaaaaacatacaaaaaagataaagcaAAACAATTGTAGAGTTAATCCTTTATGTgctttgtggtaaaaaaattgAGGaatacagttgtttttttctagaaaaaaatatggatgAACTCCATTAATACACATGTAAGCATTTAACAGatccgatttttttggggttcatGATTTATGAGAAAATGCCAACTCACCCGTCTGCTTGAGTTCTAATCTCGTGGACTTTAAATCTCTGTCTGCCCACAGCTTTCACTTTGACCGTCTCAATGCCGTACTCCTGCTCTACCCGGTAAGCGTAGATTTCTGCTGTCGTTCCAAACTCTGCTTCCGGCTCGCCTGCTTCACTGCAAG harbors:
- the crbn gene encoding protein cereblon isoform X1 yields the protein MADDRGGGEDNINDNMGNQLQLFPGNGEEEDEEEDDMESEDRDNEEATKPSIITFDPSLPTSHAYLGSDMEEFHGRTVHDDDSCQTIPVLPHTAVMLVPGQTLPLQLFRPQEVSMMRSVIQRDRTFAVLAHSEAGEPEAEFGTTAEIYAYRVEQEYGIETVKVKAVGRQRFKVHEIRTQADGIRQAKVQILPERILSDPLSAVQLTPLSRLVVHPSSKPPTQSCKQAECWWKNYQQRKFHCASLTPWPPWVYTLYDSESLMNRVKKQLHEWDENLKDDSLPTNAIDFSYRVAACLPIDDSLRLQLLKIGSAIQRLRCELDIMDRCTSLCCKQCQDTEITTKNEIFSLSLYGPMAAYVNPHGYVHETLTVYKANNLNLVGRPSTLHSWFPGYAWTIAQCRSCGSHMGWKFTATKKDLSPHRFWGLTRSALLPRIPPDEGEDGRDGSRLFCL
- the crbn gene encoding protein cereblon isoform X2, whose amino-acid sequence is MADDRGGGEDNINDNMGNQLQLFPGNGEEEDEEEDDMESEDRDNEEATKPSIITFDPSLPTSHAYLGSDMEEFHGRTVHDDDSCQTIPVLPHTAVMLVPGQTLPLQLFRPQEVSMMRSVIQRDRTFAVLAHSEAGEPEAEFGTTAEIYAYRVEQEYGIETVKVKAVGRQRFKVHEIRTQADGIRQAKVQILPERILSDPLSAVQLTPLSRLVVHPSSKPPTQSCKQAECWWKNYQQRKFHCASLTPWPPWVYTLYDSESLMNRVKKQLHEWDENLKDDSLPTNAIDFSYRVAACLPIDDSLRLQLLKIGSAIQRLRCELDIMDRINDRLLLGKPDCENSSRTSAGTSTSNFSSNKFNNNAYICEDWRQVVFYNLKNVQNFTSYFMLKIR